The following coding sequences are from one Armatimonadota bacterium window:
- a CDS encoding DUF92 domain-containing protein, with translation MESRDVSLPVVALALGIVATLAAYALRLFTAGGAAAALAVGAVVLLAGGWGLTVTLVGTFVGAGLLTWYRRGEKLQPEHRRGRSAAQVLANGTVPAVAALAGAILDSPRALPAAVGAMAATAADTWATELGLLSRRMPRLITTGAVVPRGRSGGITPLGTASGVGGALVAAILGRLVISASTLGIAPIVTGGVAGFLVDSLLGATLQARYRCPACGQEGEAQACTCGAQRRLAGGWRWVTNDVVNIAATAVGAVVAAFLSR, from the coding sequence ATCCCGCGACGTGTCCCTTCCTGTCGTTGCCCTCGCCCTGGGGATCGTCGCCACGTTGGCGGCGTACGCCCTCCGACTCTTCACCGCCGGCGGGGCGGCGGCGGCGCTGGCCGTGGGTGCTGTGGTGCTGCTGGCCGGGGGATGGGGGTTGACGGTTACGCTGGTAGGGACGTTTGTGGGTGCGGGCCTGCTCACCTGGTACCGACGCGGGGAGAAGTTGCAGCCGGAGCATCGCCGCGGTCGGTCCGCCGCCCAGGTCCTGGCCAACGGGACCGTTCCCGCGGTGGCCGCCCTGGCCGGCGCCATCCTCGATTCCCCGCGGGCGCTCCCTGCAGCGGTTGGTGCCATGGCCGCCACCGCCGCGGACACCTGGGCCACGGAGCTTGGCCTGCTCAGCCGGCGGATGCCACGGCTGATCACCACGGGCGCTGTCGTCCCGCGGGGCCGCTCCGGAGGGATCACTCCCCTGGGCACGGCCAGCGGCGTGGGAGGGGCCCTGGTCGCCGCTATCCTGGGGCGGCTTGTCATCTCGGCCAGCACCCTGGGGATCGCCCCGATCGTCACTGGGGGCGTGGCCGGATTCCTGGTTGACAGCCTCCTGGGGGCGACCCTGCAGGCGCGCTACCGGTGTCCCGCCTGCGGCCAGGAGGGAGAGGCGCAGGCGTGCACCTGCGGCGCCCAGCGGCGGCTGGCCGGAGGATGGCGGTGGGTGACCAACGACGTGGTCAACATCGCCGCCACCGCGGTGGGGGCAGTGGTGGCGGCATTTCTCTCCCGATGA
- the purN gene encoding phosphoribosylglycinamide formyltransferase, translating into MRIGVLVSGYGSNLQALLDAAAAGAPYTVAVVIANIAGAPALERARRAGVPAHLVEHRGRSRREFEADLLRLLREARVDLVCLAGFLRILSPWFVSHFRGRILNIHPALLPAFGGRGMYGLRVHEAVLASGALRSGCTVHLVDETVDGGSILAQATVPVLPGDTPETLAARVAQAEHRLYPEVVGEVASGRLLLKVRVAPAAGG; encoded by the coding sequence ATGCGCATCGGGGTGCTGGTCTCCGGATACGGCTCCAATCTCCAGGCGCTGCTGGACGCGGCCGCGGCAGGAGCCCCTTACACCGTGGCGGTGGTCATCGCTAACATCGCCGGCGCACCCGCCCTGGAACGCGCGCGGCGGGCGGGGGTGCCAGCGCACCTGGTGGAGCACCGGGGCCGGTCGCGGCGGGAGTTCGAGGCAGACCTGTTGCGGCTGCTGCGTGAGGCCCGGGTGGACCTGGTCTGCCTGGCGGGTTTCCTGCGCATCCTCTCTCCCTGGTTCGTCTCGCACTTCCGCGGGCGCATCCTCAACATCCACCCGGCGCTCCTGCCGGCATTCGGGGGCCGCGGTATGTACGGCCTGCGCGTGCACGAGGCGGTGCTGGCCTCGGGGGCGCTCCGCAGCGGGTGCACGGTCCACCTGGTGGACGAGACGGTAGACGGGGGATCAATCCTGGCCCAGGCCACCGTCCCCGTCCTGCCCGGAGATACTCCCGAGACCCTGGCCGCCCGCGTCGCCCAGGCCGAGCACCGGCTCTACCCGGAGGTGGTAGGAGAGGTCGCCTCCGGCCGGCTCCTCCTCAAGGTACGCGTCGCCCCAGCCGCAGGAGGATGA
- the purM gene encoding phosphoribosylformylglycinamidine cyclo-ligase, producing the protein MAHALTHRVARPLTYRRAGVDVAGKSRLLEALGPLVARTLGSDISPWGGFAGVLRLPGGADRLALTVDGVGTKTLLARRLGQDRMVGADIVAHCANDLAAAGARPLGFADYVAMGRLDAAVLEALLEGMSEACRRLGIPLVGGETAEMPGVYREGAYDVAGAMVGLVDAELGPAQVRPGDRIIGLASTGLHTNGYSLARRLVEGRDLRRHRAALGGSLGEALLAPHRCYAPALWRLFAALPVHAAAHITGGGLPGNITRVLPPRLQARLEPAWPVPPIFPFLQRLGALDQEEMRRVFNLGVGMVLLVAPADAPRALALLQEAGEEAWPVGEVVPGERGVVFG; encoded by the coding sequence ATGGCGCACGCGCTGACCCACCGCGTGGCGCGTCCGCTGACCTACCGCCGGGCCGGTGTTGATGTGGCGGGCAAGTCCCGCCTGCTGGAGGCGCTGGGCCCGCTGGTCGCCAGGACCCTTGGGTCGGATATCTCCCCCTGGGGCGGGTTCGCGGGGGTGCTGCGCCTGCCCGGGGGAGCGGACCGCCTGGCCCTCACCGTCGACGGGGTGGGCACCAAGACGCTCCTGGCCCGCCGCCTGGGCCAGGACCGTATGGTCGGCGCGGACATCGTGGCCCACTGCGCCAACGACCTGGCCGCGGCCGGTGCCCGACCGCTGGGATTTGCGGACTACGTTGCCATGGGCCGCCTGGACGCCGCAGTGCTGGAGGCGCTGCTTGAAGGGATGAGCGAGGCCTGCCGCCGGCTGGGGATTCCCCTGGTCGGAGGGGAGACCGCAGAGATGCCAGGGGTCTACCGGGAGGGCGCCTACGACGTGGCCGGGGCCATGGTCGGTCTGGTGGATGCTGAGCTGGGCCCGGCACAGGTCCGGCCAGGCGACCGGATCATCGGGCTGGCCTCCACCGGGCTGCACACCAACGGTTACAGCCTGGCCCGCAGGCTGGTCGAAGGTCGGGACCTGCGCCGGCACCGGGCCGCCCTGGGCGGATCGCTGGGGGAGGCGCTGCTTGCGCCACACCGCTGCTACGCGCCGGCCCTCTGGCGGCTCTTCGCCGCGCTGCCGGTGCACGCTGCCGCCCATATCACCGGAGGGGGGCTGCCCGGGAATATCACCCGGGTGCTGCCGCCCCGCCTTCAGGCGCGCCTGGAGCCAGCCTGGCCCGTCCCTCCCATCTTCCCCTTCCTGCAGCGGCTGGGGGCGCTGGACCAGGAAGAGATGCGTCGGGTGTTTAACCTGGGCGTGGGCATGGTACTGCTGGTCGCCCCCGCAGATGCGCCGCGCGCGCTGGCGCTGCTGCAGGAGGCAGGGGAAGAGGCCTGGCCGGTGGGGGAAGTCGTCCCCGGGGAGCGAGGGGTGGTGTTCGGCTGA
- the purF gene encoding amidophosphoribosyltransferase has protein sequence MERRLWKEECGVAAVLCRDRTTLAGPLLHLALYALQHRGQESAGMAASDGCRLCVHRDLGLVAQVFTPQAIRALEGWLAVGHVRYATMGSATLANAQPIVVPSPWGPLAVVHNGNLINAPVLRRTLEGTGCVFTSSTDTEVIAHLIARAPAATLLEAVRYGMQRLEGAFTVVLLAGETILGFRDRHGIRPLVLGGGPGFWMLASETCAFDHTAGQPYREVDPGELVVCTADGARALPVLEVHRRAHCVFEYIYFARPDTALFGRNVHQVRRRMGRILAREHPAAADLVVPVPDSGSSAAMGYAEEAGLPLEIGLIKNRYIGRTFIESSPAVRQAGVQIKLNAVREVVRGRRVILVDDSIVRGTTSARIVALLRRAGARQVHMRVSSPPIRFPCFYGIDTSSRGQLIAATRSVEEIRAYLGADSLGYLSQAGLVEALDLPARVLCLACLDGRYPTRVPTEEEAGRAALERETVQGGAPAAT, from the coding sequence GTGGAAAGGCGCCTGTGGAAGGAGGAGTGCGGCGTCGCTGCGGTTCTCTGCCGCGACCGGACCACGCTGGCGGGGCCGCTTCTGCACCTGGCGTTATACGCGCTGCAGCACCGCGGCCAGGAGAGCGCGGGGATGGCCGCCTCAGACGGTTGCCGGCTGTGCGTGCACCGCGATCTGGGCCTGGTGGCGCAGGTCTTCACCCCCCAGGCCATCCGGGCGCTGGAGGGGTGGCTGGCCGTGGGGCACGTCCGCTACGCCACCATGGGGTCGGCCACGCTGGCCAACGCGCAACCCATCGTCGTCCCCTCACCCTGGGGGCCGCTGGCCGTGGTGCACAACGGCAACCTGATCAACGCCCCGGTGTTGCGCCGCACCCTGGAGGGGACAGGCTGCGTCTTCACCTCCAGCACCGACACCGAGGTGATCGCCCACCTGATCGCCCGGGCCCCCGCTGCCACGTTGCTGGAGGCGGTCCGCTACGGGATGCAGCGCCTGGAAGGGGCCTTCACCGTAGTGCTGCTTGCGGGTGAGACCATCCTGGGATTCCGCGACCGCCACGGCATCCGCCCTCTGGTCCTGGGAGGTGGGCCCGGCTTCTGGATGCTGGCGTCCGAGACGTGCGCCTTCGACCACACCGCCGGGCAGCCCTACCGCGAGGTCGACCCAGGGGAGCTGGTGGTCTGCACGGCGGATGGTGCCCGAGCCCTCCCTGTGCTGGAGGTCCACCGCCGCGCCCACTGCGTCTTCGAGTACATCTACTTCGCCCGACCGGACACGGCGCTGTTCGGGCGCAACGTGCACCAGGTGCGCCGCCGCATGGGCCGCATCCTGGCCCGCGAGCACCCGGCCGCGGCGGACCTGGTGGTGCCCGTCCCCGACTCGGGAAGCTCGGCGGCCATGGGCTATGCGGAGGAGGCCGGCCTCCCGCTGGAGATCGGCCTGATCAAGAACCGCTACATCGGCCGCACCTTCATCGAGTCCAGCCCGGCCGTGCGCCAGGCCGGAGTGCAGATCAAGCTCAACGCCGTGCGCGAGGTGGTCCGGGGGAGACGGGTGATCCTGGTGGACGACTCTATCGTCCGCGGGACGACCAGCGCCCGCATCGTCGCCCTGTTGCGCCGCGCGGGAGCCCGCCAGGTCCACATGCGCGTCAGCAGCCCGCCCATCCGCTTCCCCTGCTTCTACGGGATCGACACCAGCAGCCGCGGTCAGCTCATCGCGGCCACGCGCTCGGTGGAGGAGATCCGTGCGTACCTGGGAGCCGACTCGCTGGGCTACCTCAGCCAGGCGGGGCTGGTAGAGGCGCTGGACCTGCCTGCCCGGGTGCTCTGCCTGGCCTGCCTGGACGGCCGGTACCCCACGCGCGTACCCACCGAAGAGGAAGCCGGACGCGCCGCGCTGGAGCGGGAGACGGTGCAGGGCGGGGCTCCCGCGGCGACCTAA
- the purH gene encoding bifunctional phosphoribosylaminoimidazolecarboxamide formyltransferase/IMP cyclohydrolase, with translation MRDPSRRALLSVSDKSGLVPFAAALAEMGFELIATEGTARALEETHLPVTRVSALTGYPELLGGRVKTLHPAIAAAILAGGPEHLSELAGHGIRPIDLVVVTLYPFEEAAARGERLEDLVEWIDIGGVTLLRAAAKNWRRVGAVCDPAQYAPVQQELAHGGFLSEQTRRELAARAFARVAAYDAAIAARLAGEEAFPDPLVLVYRRRALLRYGENPHQRAALYTVPATPPGEVAGAELLQGKPLSYNNLADLDAAWAAVQELAPPAAVVVKHATPCGAALGATTAEAVRRAVAADATSAFGGILAVNAPVDPEVVDALGSLFLEALIAPQVTDGARHRLAGRRNLRVLQTPVGTLAPAASPAARVVRSLPGALLVQDADAAGLPREERVVTRRTPTPQELADLRFAWLVCKHVRSNAIVLAAGGQTVGVGGGQTSRVDSVRLAVLRAGARARGSVLASDGFFPFADGVKEAAVAGVTAVIQPGGSVRDREVVAAADAHGLAMVFTGERHFRH, from the coding sequence ATGAGGGATCCCAGCCGTCGCGCCCTGCTCAGCGTCTCGGACAAGAGTGGCCTAGTGCCCTTCGCCGCCGCGCTGGCAGAGATGGGGTTTGAGCTGATCGCCACAGAAGGGACCGCCCGCGCGCTGGAGGAGACCCACCTCCCCGTGACCCGGGTCTCGGCGCTTACGGGGTATCCCGAGCTGCTGGGGGGTCGGGTAAAGACCCTGCACCCGGCCATCGCCGCGGCGATCCTGGCCGGCGGGCCCGAGCACCTATCCGAGCTGGCCGGCCACGGCATCCGGCCCATCGACCTGGTGGTGGTCACGCTGTACCCCTTCGAGGAGGCGGCGGCGCGCGGGGAGCGCCTGGAGGACCTCGTCGAGTGGATCGACATAGGGGGAGTCACCCTGCTGCGGGCGGCGGCAAAGAACTGGCGGCGTGTGGGCGCAGTCTGTGATCCGGCCCAGTACGCGCCGGTGCAGCAAGAGCTGGCGCATGGCGGCTTCCTCTCGGAGCAGACGCGCCGCGAGCTGGCCGCGCGCGCCTTCGCTCGCGTCGCTGCCTATGACGCGGCCATTGCCGCCCGTCTGGCCGGCGAGGAAGCTTTCCCCGACCCGCTGGTCCTCGTCTACCGGCGGCGCGCCCTGCTGCGCTACGGCGAAAACCCCCACCAACGGGCGGCGCTGTACACGGTGCCAGCGACGCCACCCGGCGAGGTGGCTGGTGCCGAGCTGCTGCAGGGCAAGCCCCTCTCCTACAACAACCTGGCCGACCTGGACGCGGCCTGGGCGGCAGTACAAGAGCTGGCCCCGCCGGCGGCAGTGGTGGTCAAACACGCCACACCCTGCGGCGCGGCGCTGGGGGCCACCACGGCCGAGGCCGTGCGGCGTGCCGTTGCCGCCGATGCCACCTCCGCGTTCGGTGGCATCCTGGCGGTCAACGCTCCCGTGGACCCAGAGGTGGTGGATGCCCTGGGGAGCCTCTTCCTGGAAGCATTGATCGCCCCGCAGGTCACAGACGGCGCCAGGCACAGGCTGGCCGGGCGCAGGAACCTCCGCGTGCTTCAGACTCCTGTAGGAACTCTGGCCCCTGCTGCCTCCCCGGCGGCCCGGGTGGTGCGCTCCCTCCCCGGGGCACTGCTGGTGCAGGACGCCGATGCGGCCGGCCTGCCCCGGGAGGAGAGGGTGGTCACACGCCGCACCCCCACGCCCCAGGAGCTGGCGGACCTCCGCTTCGCCTGGCTGGTCTGCAAGCACGTCCGCTCCAACGCCATCGTCCTGGCCGCGGGCGGGCAGACGGTGGGAGTGGGAGGCGGTCAGACGAGCCGGGTGGATAGCGTGCGCCTGGCCGTGCTCAGGGCCGGTGCGCGGGCCCGCGGCAGCGTGCTGGCTTCCGACGGGTTCTTCCCCTTCGCCGATGGGGTCAAGGAGGCTGCGGTCGCCGGGGTCACCGCCGTCATCCAGCCAGGAGGGTCGGTCCGCGACCGGGAGGTCGTGGCCGCAGCGGACGCCCACGGGCTGGCCATGGTCTTCACCGGGGAGCGGCACTTCCGCCACTAG